A genomic region of Pseudomonas sp. RSB 5.4 contains the following coding sequences:
- a CDS encoding S-methyl-5'-thioinosine phosphorylase encodes MTVYAIIGGTGLTQLEGLSIRQSLAVDTPYGAPSAEVQIGEYAGKEVLFLARHGHPHRFPPHKVNYRANLWALKQAGAEAIIAVNAVGGIHPAMGTGHFCVPHQIVDYTSGREHTFFADDLEHVTHIDFSFPYSEPLRQQLTAALAAEGCEYSDQGVYACTQGPRLETVAEIVRLERDGCDIVGMTGMPEAALARELDLDYACLSLVVNPAAGKTTAVITMAEIEQALHDGMGKVKSTLARVLAS; translated from the coding sequence ATGACGGTTTACGCAATCATCGGTGGCACCGGCCTGACCCAGCTCGAAGGCTTGAGCATTCGTCAGTCGTTGGCGGTGGACACCCCTTACGGTGCGCCTTCGGCCGAGGTGCAAATCGGCGAGTACGCCGGCAAGGAAGTGCTGTTCCTCGCCCGTCACGGCCATCCGCACCGTTTCCCGCCGCACAAGGTCAACTACCGCGCCAACCTGTGGGCGCTGAAGCAGGCCGGCGCCGAGGCGATCATTGCGGTCAATGCGGTGGGCGGGATTCATCCGGCGATGGGTACCGGCCATTTCTGCGTGCCGCATCAGATCGTTGATTACACCAGTGGCCGCGAACACACGTTTTTCGCCGATGATCTGGAGCACGTCACCCATATCGATTTCAGCTTCCCTTACAGTGAGCCGCTGCGTCAGCAATTGACCGCCGCGCTGGCTGCCGAAGGCTGCGAATACAGCGATCAGGGGGTGTACGCCTGCACCCAGGGCCCGCGTCTGGAAACCGTGGCGGAGATCGTGCGTCTGGAGCGTGACGGTTGCGACATCGTCGGCATGACCGGCATGCCGGAAGCGGCATTGGCCCGTGAGCTGGATCTGGATTACGCCTGCCTGTCGCTGGTGGTGAACCCGGCAGCAGGCAAGACCACGGCGGTGATTACCATGGCCGAAATCGAGCAGGCGCTGCATGACGGGATGGGCAAGGTGAAATCGACGTTGGCGCGGGTGTTGGCCAGCTAA
- a CDS encoding TetR/AcrR family transcriptional regulator produces MAQSETVERILDAAEQLFAEKGFAETSLRLITSKAGVNLAAVNYHFGSKKALIQAVFSRFLGPFCISLDKELERRQAKPDNKPTLEELLEILVEQALVVQPRSGNDLSIFMRLLGLAFSQSQGHLRRYLEDMYGKVFRRYMLLVNEAAPRIPPIELFWRVHFMLGAAAFSMSGIKALRAIAETDFGVNTSIEQVMRLMVPFLAAGMRAETGVTDPAMATAQLRPRSKSTPVAAKV; encoded by the coding sequence ATGGCCCAGTCGGAAACCGTTGAACGCATTCTTGATGCTGCCGAGCAGTTGTTCGCGGAGAAAGGTTTCGCGGAAACCTCATTGCGTTTGATCACCAGCAAAGCCGGAGTAAACCTGGCGGCGGTGAACTATCATTTCGGCTCCAAGAAAGCGCTGATCCAGGCGGTTTTCTCGCGCTTCCTCGGGCCGTTCTGCATCAGCCTCGATAAGGAGCTGGAGCGTCGCCAGGCCAAGCCTGATAACAAGCCGACCCTTGAAGAACTGCTGGAAATTCTCGTCGAACAGGCGCTCGTGGTGCAGCCACGCAGCGGTAACGATCTGTCGATCTTCATGCGTTTGCTCGGCCTGGCGTTCAGCCAGAGCCAAGGCCACTTGCGTCGCTATCTGGAAGACATGTACGGCAAGGTGTTCCGCCGCTACATGCTGCTGGTCAATGAAGCAGCTCCACGCATTCCACCTATCGAACTGTTCTGGCGCGTGCACTTCATGCTCGGCGCTGCGGCGTTCAGCATGTCCGGGATCAAGGCCTTGCGTGCGATTGCCGAGACCGATTTCGGCGTCAACACCTCGATTGAACAGGTGATGCGTCTGATGGTGCCGTTCCTTGCCGCCGGCATGCGTGCCGAAACCGGTGTCACCGACCCGGCCATGGCGACTGCGCAACTTCGTCCGCGCAGCAAATCGACCCCGGTAGCCGCCAAGGTTTAA
- a CDS encoding DEAD/DEAH box helicase, whose product MSIFIERLKGLAWTDAFSSKALAKARAYAADDRVEIIEIDDRKIEAFCVGSETQAYEQSIYLSEDRLGSVKLRCLCTCPVVIDCKHCAAVLYHLQGIDDDTSESDAQIPLGRALEHWLSTVPVPARPVDEGAQTAGTRLFYKLKPTSANGKWLLDIFKVYQLKSGELREVKPVYSLSDMLMRQPGYLSELDLRVARLLVAMHSHHAYYSGYPLEGSSGAELLEMLLRTSRLFLDFENLQPLTPGAKRMGLFSWAEQADGGFRAQWSSAEAAQETVLALEPLYYLDREQRQVGPLFSELEEKLACHLTLAPDIPARQAMQFSHRMSAMTKIPPPHKLTERIIDDVFPQPQLTLVSGRERSRWEYVLEHRAALVFTYNGHPAVDRHPEVMVLNGTETQRIRRQPAMEKKLRQSLQKHGFKKATRKSAMDRPGEMFTLPDDSAWLGFMHEGLATLRAADWEIEISPGFHFDVQPVEHWYAEVEEEAGHQWFDLQLGIVVNGERYSLLPILLHLLRTQPRLLDPVNLAQRSDDEKLLIELKPSGFGDPAGAKVALPLSRVKPLMATLGELYLGGHQGDALRLTAPDAARLSMLDGVPLEWQGGERLRTFAKRLHNSSHTHIAAPAGLNAQLRPYQLEGLGWMQTLRELEVGGILGDDMGLGKTLQTLAHLLTEKHAGRLDCPALAVMPTSLIPNWLDEAQRFTPQLKVLALHGAGRQKDFANLAEYDLVLTTYALLPRDLETLRPQSWSVLILDEAQNIKNPLSKAAQAARDLQARQRLCLSGTPLENHLGELWSQFHFLMPGWLGDNKSFNRDYRTPIEKHGNVQRMQHLTARIKPFLLRRKKDQVATELPPKTEIIHWVELSDGQRDVYETVRVAMDKKVRDEIARSGVARSQIIILDALLKLRQVCCDLRLINMPLTAKALRSGSGKLISLMEMLEELLGEGRRILLFSQFTSMLALIEQELQQRAIDYSLLTGDTTDRRTPVKNFQGGKVPLFLISLKAGGTGLNLTAADTVIHFDPWWNPAVENQATDRAYRIGQNNPVFVYKLIAKGTVEEKIQALQQEKAALAGAVLEGGTTGGFKLEQSDIEALFAPLPVSRG is encoded by the coding sequence ATGAGCATTTTCATCGAGCGGCTTAAAGGGCTGGCATGGACTGACGCATTCAGTAGCAAGGCGTTGGCCAAGGCCCGCGCTTATGCTGCCGATGATCGGGTAGAGATCATCGAGATCGATGACAGGAAGATCGAGGCGTTCTGCGTCGGTTCGGAAACTCAGGCGTATGAACAAAGCATCTACCTGTCCGAAGATCGCCTGGGATCGGTTAAGTTGCGTTGCTTGTGCACCTGCCCCGTCGTGATTGATTGCAAGCACTGCGCGGCGGTGCTCTATCACCTGCAGGGCATTGACGACGATACGTCCGAAAGTGACGCACAGATCCCCTTGGGTCGGGCGCTCGAGCATTGGCTTTCGACAGTCCCCGTCCCGGCCAGGCCCGTCGACGAAGGGGCGCAAACCGCGGGCACGCGCCTGTTTTACAAACTCAAACCCACGTCTGCGAACGGCAAGTGGCTGCTCGATATTTTCAAGGTCTATCAGCTCAAGAGCGGCGAGTTACGCGAAGTAAAACCGGTGTATTCGCTGTCGGACATGCTCATGCGTCAGCCCGGTTATCTGTCCGAACTGGATCTGCGCGTCGCCAGGCTGTTGGTCGCCATGCATTCCCATCACGCCTATTACAGCGGCTATCCGCTGGAAGGCAGCAGTGGCGCGGAACTGCTGGAAATGCTCCTGCGCACCTCGCGCCTGTTCCTCGACTTCGAAAACTTGCAGCCACTGACGCCGGGCGCGAAACGCATGGGTCTGTTCTCTTGGGCCGAGCAGGCCGACGGTGGGTTCCGCGCCCAGTGGAGCAGTGCCGAGGCTGCGCAGGAAACCGTGCTGGCGCTGGAGCCGCTTTATTACCTCGATCGTGAGCAGCGACAGGTGGGCCCTCTGTTCAGTGAGCTGGAAGAAAAACTGGCCTGCCATTTGACCCTCGCCCCAGACATCCCCGCGCGTCAGGCCATGCAGTTCAGCCATCGCATGAGCGCGATGACCAAAATCCCGCCGCCGCACAAACTCACCGAACGAATCATCGATGACGTGTTTCCGCAGCCGCAACTGACCTTGGTCAGCGGCCGGGAGCGTTCGCGCTGGGAATACGTTCTGGAGCACCGCGCCGCTCTGGTGTTTACCTACAACGGTCATCCGGCGGTGGATCGTCATCCGGAAGTGATGGTCCTCAATGGCACTGAAACCCAGCGCATTCGGCGCCAGCCTGCGATGGAAAAGAAGCTGCGCCAGAGCCTGCAAAAGCACGGCTTCAAAAAAGCCACGCGCAAGAGCGCTATGGATCGCCCCGGCGAGATGTTCACTTTGCCGGATGATTCCGCCTGGCTCGGATTCATGCACGAAGGGCTTGCCACACTGCGCGCCGCGGACTGGGAAATCGAAATCAGTCCCGGCTTCCATTTCGATGTGCAGCCGGTTGAACACTGGTACGCGGAGGTCGAAGAAGAGGCCGGGCATCAATGGTTTGATCTGCAACTGGGCATCGTCGTCAATGGCGAGCGCTACAGCTTGTTGCCGATCCTTCTGCATCTGTTGCGCACCCAGCCACGTTTGCTCGACCCGGTGAATCTGGCGCAACGCAGCGACGACGAAAAACTCCTGATCGAACTCAAACCCAGCGGTTTTGGCGACCCGGCAGGCGCCAAGGTGGCCTTGCCGCTGAGTCGGGTCAAACCGCTGATGGCGACGCTGGGCGAGCTGTACCTGGGCGGACATCAGGGCGATGCGCTGCGCTTGACTGCTCCAGACGCCGCGCGCCTGAGTATGCTCGATGGCGTGCCACTGGAATGGCAGGGCGGCGAACGCCTGCGCACTTTTGCCAAGCGGCTGCACAATTCCAGTCACACCCACATTGCTGCGCCGGCCGGCCTTAATGCGCAACTGCGCCCGTATCAGCTCGAAGGCCTTGGCTGGATGCAGACTCTGCGGGAGCTGGAGGTCGGCGGCATTCTTGGCGATGACATGGGCTTGGGCAAAACCCTGCAGACCCTGGCGCATCTGCTCACGGAAAAGCACGCCGGGCGCCTCGATTGCCCGGCACTGGCGGTGATGCCGACCAGCCTGATTCCCAACTGGCTCGACGAGGCCCAGCGCTTCACGCCTCAGTTGAAGGTCCTGGCGCTTCATGGGGCCGGGCGGCAAAAAGACTTCGCCAATCTCGCCGAATACGACTTGGTGCTGACCACTTACGCCTTGCTGCCCAGGGATCTTGAAACGTTGCGGCCGCAGTCGTGGAGCGTACTGATTCTCGACGAAGCGCAGAACATCAAGAACCCGCTGAGCAAAGCGGCGCAGGCCGCACGTGACTTGCAGGCCCGTCAGCGCTTGTGTCTGAGCGGCACGCCACTGGAAAACCATCTCGGCGAGCTGTGGTCGCAGTTTCATTTCCTCATGCCTGGCTGGCTGGGGGACAACAAATCCTTCAACCGCGATTACCGCACACCGATCGAGAAGCATGGCAATGTCCAGCGCATGCAGCACCTGACGGCGCGCATCAAGCCATTTCTGCTGCGTCGCAAGAAAGATCAGGTCGCCACTGAGCTGCCGCCGAAAACCGAAATCATCCATTGGGTTGAACTCAGCGACGGCCAGCGCGACGTCTATGAAACGGTGCGCGTGGCGATGGACAAAAAAGTGCGCGACGAAATTGCCCGCAGTGGTGTGGCGCGCAGTCAGATCATCATTCTTGATGCCTTGCTCAAGCTGCGTCAGGTCTGCTGCGATCTGCGCTTGATCAACATGCCGCTCACGGCGAAGGCATTGCGCTCGGGCAGCGGCAAGCTGATCAGCCTGATGGAGATGCTCGAAGAGTTGCTCGGCGAAGGTCGGCGCATCCTGCTGTTCTCCCAGTTCACCTCGATGCTGGCGCTGATCGAGCAGGAGTTGCAGCAGCGCGCTATCGATTATTCGTTGCTGACTGGCGACACCACCGACCGGCGCACGCCAGTCAAGAATTTCCAGGGCGGCAAGGTGCCGTTGTTCCTCATCAGCCTCAAGGCTGGCGGTACCGGTCTGAACCTGACGGCTGCGGATACGGTGATCCACTTCGACCCGTGGTGGAACCCGGCAGTGGAGAATCAGGCAACTGATCGCGCTTATCGTATCGGGCAGAACAATCCGGTGTTTGTTTACAAGTTGATTGCCAAAGGTACCGTGGAGGAAAAAATCCAGGCGCTGCAGCAGGAGAAGGCTGCGCTGGCCGGGGCGGTGCTGGAAGGCGGTACGACAGGTGGGTTCAAGCTGGAGCAGAGTGACATCGAGGCGCTGTTTGCGCCGCTGCCGGTTTCCAGGGGTTGA
- the nagZ gene encoding beta-N-acetylhexosaminidase — translation MTAGLQGSLMVDVAGTWLTAEDRQLLRQPEVGGLIIFARNIEHPRQVRELSAAIRAIRPDLLLAVDQEGGRVQRLRQGFVRLPAMRAIADNPNAEYLAEQCGWIMATEVLAVGLDLSFAPVLDLDYQRSAVVGTRSFEGDPERAALLAGAFIRGMNSAGMAATGKHFPGHGWAEADSHVAIPNDERSLDEIRANDLVPFARLSKQLAAVMPAHVIYPQVDSQPAGFSRRWLQDILRGELQFDGVIFSDDLSMAGAHVVGDAASRIEAALSAGCDMGLVCNDRAAAELALSAAQRMKVKPSARIARMRGQAVASTDYRQDPRWLTAIGALKDAQLID, via the coding sequence ATGACTGCTGGCCTGCAAGGCTCGTTGATGGTGGACGTCGCCGGTACCTGGCTGACGGCCGAGGATCGCCAATTGTTGCGTCAGCCCGAAGTGGGCGGCCTGATCATTTTTGCCCGCAACATCGAGCATCCGCGCCAGGTGCGTGAGTTGAGCGCCGCCATCCGCGCCATTCGCCCGGATCTGCTGCTGGCGGTCGACCAGGAGGGCGGTCGCGTGCAGCGTCTGCGTCAGGGCTTCGTGCGCCTGCCGGCGATGCGCGCCATTGCCGACAACCCGAACGCCGAATACCTCGCCGAACAATGCGGCTGGATCATGGCTACCGAAGTGCTGGCGGTCGGCCTCGATCTGAGTTTCGCCCCGGTGCTGGATCTGGATTACCAGCGCAGCGCCGTGGTCGGCACGCGTTCGTTCGAAGGGGATCCCGAGCGCGCAGCGTTGCTCGCCGGCGCCTTCATCCGCGGCATGAACAGCGCGGGCATGGCGGCTACCGGCAAGCATTTCCCCGGTCACGGTTGGGCCGAAGCCGACTCCCACGTCGCGATCCCGAATGACGAGCGCAGTCTCGACGAGATCCGCGCCAACGACCTCGTACCGTTCGCCAGACTCAGCAAGCAACTCGCTGCGGTCATGCCGGCGCACGTCATTTATCCGCAAGTCGATTCGCAGCCGGCCGGGTTCTCCCGCCGTTGGTTGCAGGACATCCTGCGCGGCGAGTTGCAGTTCGACGGCGTGATTTTCAGCGACGACCTGTCGATGGCCGGCGCCCACGTGGTCGGCGACGCCGCCAGTCGCATTGAAGCCGCGCTCAGCGCCGGTTGCGACATGGGCCTGGTGTGCAACGACCGCGCTGCGGCCGAACTGGCCCTGAGTGCTGCGCAACGGATGAAGGTCAAGCCGTCCGCACGCATTGCGCGGATGCGCGGGCAGGCGGTCGCCAGCACCGACTACCGTCAGGATCCGCGCTGGCTCACCGCCATCGGCGCGCTAAAAGACGCTCAATTGATCGATTAA